In Rutidosis leptorrhynchoides isolate AG116_Rl617_1_P2 chromosome 2, CSIRO_AGI_Rlap_v1, whole genome shotgun sequence, one genomic interval encodes:
- the LOC139887639 gene encoding F-box protein At3g07870-like codes for MTDLIPFDIQTEITKKLPIISLIRFRSVSKPWKSLIDSSKFIIDNCLRDNQPHHLFVSYNLDSVPKYVSIIDDDSFPQHKFSLTIPVSLNQLPKMFKLGSSQGIICFYNFSETVVLWNITIRKSVSIPIPNVLYKPHGYTVFGFGVHPNTSDPKLVKITHIKSSGTDTIDYASWDVEVFTLSSGDWRSISISMPLKPVELSWSQVFINGVIYWHGNDAGHENGHNRLISFDLKSEEFGEVLLSDSLVRSTAHVYLKKMTGSLVVIEGYYEPGDSVSVVWKMNEEGVLKSFTKLFTVKASGFAIMNSVLEFRKNGEPIMESVGQDGELTILEVYEPSSGRVKDLWLDGSRGLLTLCTVYWYTETLALLNQSDPIIY; via the coding sequence ATGACTGATCTTATACCATTCGACATCCAAACAGAAATCACCAAAAAACTTCCGATCATATCACTGATTAGGTTCAGATCCGTTTCAAAACCTTGGAAATCACTAATTGACAGCTCCAAGTTTATCATTGACAACTGCCTGCGCGACAATCAGCCGCATCATCTATTTGTAAGTTATAATTTAGATTCAGTGCCAAAATATGTTTCGATTATTGATGATGATAGTTTTCCCCAACACAAGTTTTCCCTTACTATTCCTGTAAGTCTTAACCAGCTTCCGAAAATGTTCAAACTCGGTTCCTCTCAAGGAATAATATGTTTTTACAATTTTTCTGAAACTGTTGTGTTATGGAATATTACTATTAGGAAATCCGTTAGTATTCCTATTCCAAATGTGTTATATAAGCCACACGGATATACTGTATTCGGTTTTGGAGTTCATCCTAACACTAGTGATCCTAAGCTTGTTAAGATTACACATATTAAAAGCTCGGGAACTGACACTATAGATTATGCTTCTTGGGACGTTGAGGTGTTTACGTTAAGCTCGGGGGATTGGAGAAGTATCTCTATCAGTATGCCTTTGAAACCGGTTGAATTGTCGTGGAGTCAGGTTTTTATAAATGGGGTTATTTATTGGCATGGTAATGATGCGGGTCATGAAAATGGACACAATCGGCTTatttcatttgatttgaaaagtgaaGAATTTGGTGAAGTGTTACTTTCGGATAGTTTAGTACGTTCGACCGCACATGTGTATCTCAAGAAAATGACGGGTTCTCTTGTTGTGATTGAAGGCTATTATGAGCCTGGAGACTCAGTTAGTGTTGTGTGGAAGATGAATGAAGAAGGTGTTCTGAAATCATTTACAAAACTTTTCACCGTTAAGGCGTCTGGTTTTGCGATTATGAATAGTGTACTTGAATTCAGGAAGAATGGTGAACCTATTATGGAATCGGTAGGTCAAGACGGAGAATTGACCATACTTGAAGTTTATGAACCGTCCTCAGGACGTGTCAAAGATCTTTGGCTAGATGGATCTCGTGGTTTGTTGACTTTATGCACTGTATACTGGTACACAGAGACACTAGCTCTGCTTAATCAATCTGATCCAATCATTTATTAA